One Candidatus Aminicenantes bacterium genomic window, CGCCGGCTCCTGGAGGCTCGCGGCACCCCCGAGCTCTACTTCAACTGGGACGACCTCGCCTTTCGCCGCTCCGTGGCCCGCGACCCCTACGGCTTCGCCGACCGCCCGCTCTCTCTCCCAGCTCAAGGCAAGCCCCTCCTCGCCCTGGACGAAATCCACAAGTTCCCCCGCTGGAAAAGCTATCTCAAAGGGCTTTGGGACACGCGCCACGCCTCCCTCGACCTCCTGGTAACCGGTAGCGGCCGTCTCGACGTCTTCCAGAAGGGCGGCGACAGCCTGCTGGGCCGTTACCACACGTATCGCCTGCACCCCCTCTCCGTCCGCGAAGTGCTCGCCCCCGACATCGATCCAAGCCTCGACGCGGCCTCGCCCGACGCCGTCTTGGCCGGGCTTCTCGCCCGGCGCGGCGCCTCCGAGCCCGCCGCCCGCGAGGCCTTCTCGGCGCTCTTGCGGTGGGGCGGATTTCCGGAAGTCTTCCTCCGGCGCGACCCCGCCGCGCTCCGTCTTTGGCACGGCGAGCGCAAACGCCTCATCGTCCGCGAGGATCTTCGCGACCTGACCCGCATTCAGCTCGTCTCGCACGTCGAAGAGCTTGTGGAGTTGCTCGCGGCGCGCGCCGGCGGCGTGCTCTCCTACAACGCCCTGCGCGAAGATCTCCAGGTCGCCATCGACTCCGTGCGCCTCTGGATAGACGCCCTGGCCCGGCTCTACTACCTCTATCTCCTGCGGCCCTACGCCAAGCGCGTGGTTAGGGCTATCCGACGCGAGCCCAAGCTCTACCTCTGGGATTGGTCCGAGATCGAGGACGACGGCCACCGCTTCGAGAACCTCGTGGCCGGCCATCTTCTGAAGTGGCGCGACTTCAACAACGACCTCGGCCTCGAGCCGCTGGGGCTGCACTATGTCCGCGATAAAGAGAAAAGGGAAGTCGATTTCCTGCTGACCAGGGGCCGGCAGGCTGTGCCTTGGCTGCTCATCGAAGCCAAGCTCGGAGCGAGCCCGTCCGATACCGCCCTAAACCACTTTGCCGCCCAGCTCGGTGTGAAACACAAGTTCATCGTCTGCGCCGAGCCGATCCGGCCCGCCATGGCCGGGGAAGTACGCATCATGGACGCCGCATCGTTTCTATCAGCCTTGCCGGTGTGAGGGGTCAGGTCTTAACGTTTGACAGAATTAACCCGGCCTGGCACCACGGGGTCAGGCCTCGCCAAAAACGTTAAATGTTAAGACCTGACCCCTCCAACACCAGGTTCCGCCATGAGACAACCGAGAACGGACCCTGGCGGAAGCTCTCTCCTCCGCCGTAGATGACGGTCCCGTCGCTCGGGTTGACGGCGCCCGCATCGATGGCATCTCCGGCCGGGACTCCGGCCTCACCCTCGGCGGCGACTGCAGCGCTTCCGCTCCGGCCGGCCCTTTGTCTCCGTTGCGCGACCCAGGCCTGCCGCCGCTTCAGCCCGCGGAAATAGTCTTCGCTGACCGTCTCTCCCGACTTGATCTCGACCGGCCGGACAACCGTGCCCTCGTCGATCAGCAGGTCGATCTCCTCGCCGATATTGTCCCGCCAGAAATACAGGTTGGACTCGAGGCCGCGATTATAGCGAGCCTTTAGGAACTCGGACACGATCAACGCCTCAAATAACTCCCCCCGCATCGGATGCACGGCCATGTGATCCGGCCCCTGAATATTCAGCAGCCAGGCTGCCAGCCCGGGATCGTAGAAATAGAGCTTGGGCGCCTTGACCATCCGCTTGCCGAAATTTTCGGAATGCGGCCGCAGGAGATGGACGATATAGCTTGCTTCCAGGACCGAGATCCAACTGCGAGCCGTATTGTGGGTGATCCCGCAATCCGAAGCCAAAGAAGACAGATTGAGGAGCCGGCCGCACCGCGCCGCGCACATGCGGAGGAACGTCCGGAACTGGCTTAGATCGCGGACGGCGAGAAGATTTCGGACGTCTCTTTCGAGATACGTCATGACATAGTTGCCGTACCAGACGGCCGGATCCAGGTGGCGGTCATGAATCGGCGGGTAAAGGCCGCTGATGAGGACTTTGGAAAGCGGACCCAGCTCAATCCCGCCCCCGCCGGCTTCGCCTAGAGAGAACGGCAGAAGTTGGACAAGGGCGGCCCGGCCGGCCAAAGATTGGCTGATCCCGCTGAGCAAACCGAATTGCTGGGATCCCGTCAGGATGAACAAGCCCATCTTCTTCCGATCATCGACGAATCCCTGCAAATAGGAAAATATCTTAGGAAAGCGCTGCGCCTCGTCGATGATCGCGCCGGAAGGGAAACGGGACAGAAACCCGTGCGGATCTCCCGAAGCTGATTCGAGCTGGTCGGGATCTTCGAAAGAGACATAGGGCTTTCCCGGAAAAGCAGCTTTAACGAGCGTCGTTTTACCGGATTGGCGCGGGCCTGTCACCGCCACAATGGGATATCCGGCGGCAAGCGCCAGACAAGTCGATTCGGCCGCTCTTTTTATCATATTTGTAATATAATAATATAATTACTAATTGTCAATTGTATTGACATATTACAGACACCCTGACCCATCCCCGAGAGTGGCGAAGCCGGTACACTTTTCGAGCCCACGCGAAGCTTGGCTATCCCGACGCATTCCGGCCGGGCATTCCGACGGAATCCGGCCACCCATTCCGAGGGAAGGCGGCCGCGTTGGAACTGTCGCCGTTAGTTGACGAAAATAATTCGGGAGTTACGTATGGTGTCCCCCTATTTATTGATATATTACCCCCATGGCTGACGTTCTCAAGCCGCTGATTGTCCAATCCGACATGTCGCTCCTGCTCGAGACGGACTCGCCCCTCTACGCCGACGTCCGCGACGCGATAGCCCCCTTCGCCGAGATGGTCAAGTGCCCCGAGCACGTCCACACCTACAAGATCACGCCCCTCTCGCTCTGGAACGCCGCCGCGGCCGGCCTGGCCGCCCCCGAAGTCCTGGCCCGCCTCCGCGCCCACAGCCGCTTCCCGATCATGGACTCCATGGCCGCCCGCATCACCGACCTGATGGGCCGCTACGGCCGGATCCGCCTCCTCCCCCACGACGCTACCCGCCACCGCCTGGCCGTCGACGATCCTATCTTGCTCGAACGCTTCCGCAACGACCCCGCCGCGGCCGTCTTTATCGGCCCCGACGCCGCCCCCGGCGAAGCGCTCGTCCGCACGATCGACCGCGGCCCGCTCAAGCAAGCTCTGATCAAGGCCGGCTTCCCCGTGCAGGATCTGGCGGGTTATATCGCCGGCTCGCCCTTGGCCGTTCCCCTGCGCGAAAGCGACCGCTTCCGCCTGCGCCCCTACCAATCGGCCGCCCGCGACGCCTTCTTCAAGGGGGGCACCTGGCAGGGAGGGAGCGGGGTTGTGGCCTTGCCCTGCGGCGCGGGCAAGACGATCGTCGGGCTGGCCGCGATGAACCTCATCGGCGCCCACACGCTGATCCTGGCCACCGGGATCACAGCCATCCGCCAGTGGCGGCGCGAGCTTCTCGATAAGACAGGCTTAGCCGATTCCGACATCGGCGAATACAGCGGCGCCACCAAGGACATCCGTCCCGTCACCCTGACGAATTATCAGTTATTGACATACCGCAAGCGCGGCCCTCTGGCAGGCGACGACTTCCCCCACTTCCACGTCCTCAACGGCCTGCCCTGGGGCCTCATTATCTACGATGAGGTCCACTTGCTGCCGGCGCGCGTTTTTCGCTTCACGGCGTCGCTCCAGGCCGTGCGCCGCCTGGGCCTGACCGCGACGCTCGTGCGCGAGGACGGCCGCGAGGCCGACGTCTTCTCGCTCATCGGGCCCAAGTGCTACGACGTCCCCTGGAAAGTCATCGAGCGCCAGGGCTGGATCGCCCGCGCCGTCTGCCGCGAGGTCAAGGTCCCGGCCGACGCCGAGACTTGGGCGGCCTACGCGGCGGCCGAACCGCGCGGCCTGTATCGGGCCGCGGCCGAAAACCCGGCCAAGCTGGCCGTGTTGGAGCGCGTCATGGCCCGCCACCCGGGCGAAAAAATTTTGATCATCGGCCAGTATCTCGACCAATTGGCGAAAATCGCCGCCGCCCTCGACCGGCCCCTTCTCACGGGCGAGACTCCCCAGGACGAGCGCGAGCGGCTCTATCGGGAGTTTCGCGACGGAGACCTGGATCTTTTGGTCGTCTCGTCCGTGGCCAATTTCGCCGTCGACCTGCCGGACGCCTCGGTCGCGATCCAGGTTTCCGGCAAGTTCGGCTCGCGCCAGGAGGAGGCCCAGCGACTGGGACGAATCCTGCGGCCTAAAGCGGACGGGCGGCCGGCATCGTTTTACACGCTGGTCACGGCGGACACCGAAGAAGAGGATTTCGCCCTGCGCCGCCAGATGTTTTTGATCGAAGAGGGCTACGAGTACGAAATCCTTCGGTAAGAAGGGGTCAGGTCTCAACATTCAACATTTCCCTATTTCGATTCACGCCCGCGATCGAAAAAACCCAAGGATTTCCCGCCCACACCCAAGCACGAGGGGAGAAATGTTGAATGTTGAGACCTGACCCCTACCCGAGGGAATCCAGAGACAGGCTCGAGGCCAGGCCGTCGCGGTCGAGGAAGTAAACCCGGCCCTTCCGCAAACCGATGATCGTCACTAGATTGGTTTTCTTCCACCGGTAGCCCCGTAAATAGGCCAGCCGTATCTTGGTCCCGTTGCGCAAACACGCGTTGAGCGTCTTTTCCAGCTTCTTCTCGGGCAGCCCAAGGCCATCCCCCGTGTCTGGCCCGGCGTCGATACCCTTCTCCGCGATCGAGGCGATATCGGCATAAATCTTCTTCTTCTTCAGCAGCGCCACCAGCTCTCCCGGCGGCGGTTGGAACACAGCCAGATAGGGCGCATCCTCGGCCCCCTCGAGCTTGGCCGCATCGACACCCGGCAGCGCCAGGATGCGCTCTTTGACCCCAATCCCCTCGCACCTGATCACCGCCTGGCAGGGC contains:
- a CDS encoding AAA family ATPase, which produces MLKRSLESILSGPRQVGKTTLARRLLEARGTPELYFNWDDLAFRRSVARDPYGFADRPLSLPAQGKPLLALDEIHKFPRWKSYLKGLWDTRHASLDLLVTGSGRLDVFQKGGDSLLGRYHTYRLHPLSVREVLAPDIDPSLDAASPDAVLAGLLARRGASEPAAREAFSALLRWGGFPEVFLRRDPAALRLWHGERKRLIVREDLRDLTRIQLVSHVEELVELLAARAGGVLSYNALREDLQVAIDSVRLWIDALARLYYLYLLRPYAKRVVRAIRREPKLYLWDWSEIEDDGHRFENLVAGHLLKWRDFNNDLGLEPLGLHYVRDKEKREVDFLLTRGRQAVPWLLIEAKLGASPSDTALNHFAAQLGVKHKFIVCAEPIRPAMAGEVRIMDAASFLSALPV
- a CDS encoding DEAD/DEAH box helicase; translation: MADVLKPLIVQSDMSLLLETDSPLYADVRDAIAPFAEMVKCPEHVHTYKITPLSLWNAAAAGLAAPEVLARLRAHSRFPIMDSMAARITDLMGRYGRIRLLPHDATRHRLAVDDPILLERFRNDPAAAVFIGPDAAPGEALVRTIDRGPLKQALIKAGFPVQDLAGYIAGSPLAVPLRESDRFRLRPYQSAARDAFFKGGTWQGGSGVVALPCGAGKTIVGLAAMNLIGAHTLILATGITAIRQWRRELLDKTGLADSDIGEYSGATKDIRPVTLTNYQLLTYRKRGPLAGDDFPHFHVLNGLPWGLIIYDEVHLLPARVFRFTASLQAVRRLGLTATLVREDGREADVFSLIGPKCYDVPWKVIERQGWIARAVCREVKVPADAETWAAYAAAEPRGLYRAAAENPAKLAVLERVMARHPGEKILIIGQYLDQLAKIAAALDRPLLTGETPQDERERLYREFRDGDLDLLVVSSVANFAVDLPDASVAIQVSGKFGSRQEEAQRLGRILRPKADGRPASFYTLVTADTEEEDFALRRQMFLIEEGYEYEILR
- a CDS encoding ATP-binding protein, with the protein product MIKRAAESTCLALAAGYPIVAVTGPRQSGKTTLVKAAFPGKPYVSFEDPDQLESASGDPHGFLSRFPSGAIIDEAQRFPKIFSYLQGFVDDRKKMGLFILTGSQQFGLLSGISQSLAGRAALVQLLPFSLGEAGGGGIELGPLSKVLISGLYPPIHDRHLDPAVWYGNYVMTYLERDVRNLLAVRDLSQFRTFLRMCAARCGRLLNLSSLASDCGITHNTARSWISVLEASYIVHLLRPHSENFGKRMVKAPKLYFYDPGLAAWLLNIQGPDHMAVHPMRGELFEALIVSEFLKARYNRGLESNLYFWRDNIGEEIDLLIDEGTVVRPVEIKSGETVSEDYFRGLKRRQAWVAQRRQRAGRSGSAAVAAEGEAGVPAGDAIDAGAVNPSDGTVIYGGGESFRQGPFSVVSWRNLVLEGSGLNI